A single region of the Cronobacter condimenti 1330 genome encodes:
- a CDS encoding sugar phosphate isomerase/epimerase family protein, giving the protein MKIATQNQAFFPETILEKFRYIKAMGFEGFEIDGKLLVDNLNEVKAAIKETGLPVTSACGGYDGWIGDFIEERRLNGLAQITRIMEALADVGGKGIVVPAAWGMFTFRLPPMKSPRSLAGDRKAVSDSLRYLDEVAARTGTCVFLEPLNRYQDHMINTLADARRYIVEGGLKHVRIIGDFYHMNIEEDNLCAAFHDHRDLLGHVHVADNHRYQPGSGAIDFRAAFNQLRTDGYDGYLVYECRIRAEDPAQAYRQSLDFLRQC; this is encoded by the coding sequence ATGAAAATCGCAACACAAAATCAGGCTTTTTTCCCGGAAACGATCCTTGAGAAATTCCGCTATATCAAGGCCATGGGGTTTGAGGGTTTTGAAATCGACGGCAAGTTGTTGGTAGATAACCTTAACGAGGTCAAAGCGGCCATCAAAGAGACGGGTCTGCCGGTGACCAGCGCCTGCGGCGGTTATGACGGCTGGATTGGGGATTTTATCGAAGAGCGCCGCCTGAACGGGCTTGCGCAAATCACCCGGATTATGGAGGCGCTGGCAGACGTCGGCGGTAAAGGGATTGTCGTGCCTGCCGCCTGGGGCATGTTTACGTTCCGCCTGCCGCCAATGAAATCGCCGCGAAGCCTGGCGGGCGACAGAAAAGCGGTCAGTGATTCGCTGCGCTATCTCGACGAAGTTGCCGCTCGCACAGGCACCTGCGTTTTCCTGGAGCCGCTTAACCGCTATCAGGATCACATGATCAACACGCTGGCCGACGCCCGGCGTTATATCGTCGAAGGCGGCCTGAAGCATGTCAGGATCATCGGTGATTTCTACCATATGAATATTGAGGAGGATAACCTCTGCGCCGCGTTTCATGACCATCGCGATCTGCTGGGCCACGTTCACGTAGCGGACAACCACCGCTACCAGCCCGGCAGCGGGGCTATTGATTTCCGCGCGGCGTTCAACCAGCTGCGCACCGATGGCTATGACGGCTATCTCGTGTACGAGTGCCGCATACGGGCAGAGGATCCGGCGCAGGCTTACCGGCAATCGCTCGATTTTCTGCGTCAGTGCTAA
- a CDS encoding carbohydrate ABC transporter permease, with translation MKKLPSGSADLPFAMLLLAPSLLLLGGLVAWPMISNVEISFLRLPLNPRLPSQFTGLENYLNILADPGFWHSLWMTFWYTALVVIGSTALGLAVAIFFNREFRFRKTARSLVILSYVTPSISLVFAWKYMFNNGYGIVNWIAGDLLHLYQHAPLWFDNPSSSFVLVVLFAIWRYFPYAFISFLAILQTIDKSLYEAAEMDGASTWQRFRIVTLPAIMPVLATVVTLRTIWMFYMFADVYLLTSKVDILGVYLYKTAFAFNDLGKAAAISVVLFIIIFAVILITRNRVNLHGNK, from the coding sequence ATGAAAAAATTACCGTCAGGCAGCGCTGATCTGCCCTTCGCGATGCTGCTTCTGGCCCCCAGCTTGCTGTTGCTGGGCGGCCTGGTGGCGTGGCCGATGATATCGAATGTTGAAATCAGCTTCTTACGTCTGCCGCTCAATCCCCGACTGCCGTCGCAGTTCACCGGACTTGAGAACTACCTGAACATCCTGGCCGATCCAGGGTTCTGGCACTCGTTGTGGATGACATTCTGGTATACGGCGCTGGTTGTCATTGGGAGCACCGCGCTTGGGCTGGCGGTGGCTATCTTCTTCAACCGCGAGTTCCGGTTTCGTAAAACGGCACGCTCGCTCGTGATCCTCTCCTATGTCACGCCATCCATCTCACTGGTGTTCGCCTGGAAGTACATGTTCAACAACGGCTACGGCATCGTGAACTGGATAGCAGGCGACCTGCTGCACCTCTATCAGCACGCGCCGCTGTGGTTCGATAACCCGTCCAGCAGCTTTGTTCTGGTCGTGCTGTTCGCCATCTGGCGCTATTTCCCGTATGCCTTTATCTCGTTTCTGGCCATTTTGCAGACGATCGACAAATCGCTGTACGAGGCGGCGGAAATGGACGGTGCCAGCACCTGGCAGCGGTTTCGCATCGTAACGCTGCCCGCGATTATGCCGGTGCTGGCGACGGTCGTGACGCTGCGCACCATCTGGATGTTCTACATGTTTGCCGACGTGTATCTGCTCACCAGCAAGGTCGATATCCTGGGGGTTTATCTCTACAAAACCGCCTTCGCATTTAACGACCTTGGCAAAGCAGCCGCGATCTCCGTCGTGCTGTTCATCATCATTTTCGCAGTGATCCTGATTACCAGAAACCGGGTGAATCTCCATGGCAACAAATAA
- a CDS encoding glycoside hydrolase family 65 protein, producing MNPLTTLVEARFDPHCHNKYATLMATGNGALGVRATHEEPYTTQTRGMFLAGLYHGAGEGETNELVNLPDLVGMDIELNGDIFSLLSGEILAYRRELHFESGALTREVLWRSPQGQRFAINSARFVSAARLGFLGLRLAITPLDGTATIRVATGIDATQTNSGRQHLAERELRVFENSYLQGRYRTLDNVSDVILGCACRVSPQAQVSFSAKNRRLLQHTQQTVGKGEPFTLEKCAWVCASLDGPDDNAVAPALTALRACVSAGFDALLAESLQARRNWWLHARVEVQGTCSQDQQALDFALYHLHAMTPRHDERSSIAAKGLTGEGYKGHVFWDTEVFLLPFQLHTAPQIARQLLRYRWLNLAGAKRKAARGGWQGALFPWESARSGDEETPAFAAINIRTGERQKVASAEAEHHLVADIAWAVAAYGQATGDEVFMAREGRALLEETARFWLSRAQAVNGRLELLNVIGPDEYTEHINNNAYTSYLAHDNVRLACELRRHLCVPDDDFTAQCEDFLARLYLPAPRADGVIPQDDTFFSKPDIDLTRYREHAGNQSVLLDYSRAEVNDMQILKQADVVMLLYMLPWRFDTGTLAANLDYYEPRTIHDSSLSKAIHGIVAARCGRCDDAYRFWRAGCEIDLGNAPHSSDDGIHAAATGAIWLGAVQGFAGISVKQGLLCVTPSLPPHWQRLAFPFCWQGSTLRFVITQDTVTVVCDRPVTLLINDVVVVAKGETAFVLSDPAVRKEAQ from the coding sequence ATGAATCCATTAACCACGCTGGTCGAAGCGCGCTTTGACCCGCATTGTCACAATAAATACGCCACGCTGATGGCGACAGGCAACGGCGCGCTCGGTGTGCGCGCCACGCATGAGGAGCCTTACACCACCCAGACGCGCGGTATGTTTCTGGCAGGCCTGTACCACGGGGCAGGTGAGGGCGAAACCAATGAACTGGTCAACCTGCCGGATCTGGTCGGTATGGATATCGAACTGAACGGTGACATTTTCAGTCTCCTTAGCGGTGAAATTCTTGCCTACCGCCGTGAACTCCATTTTGAAAGCGGCGCACTGACACGTGAGGTGCTGTGGCGCTCGCCGCAGGGGCAACGCTTCGCCATCAACAGCGCGCGGTTTGTCTCCGCTGCGCGGCTGGGTTTTTTGGGCCTGCGGCTTGCGATTACACCGCTCGACGGCACGGCTACGATCCGGGTTGCCACCGGCATCGACGCGACGCAAACCAACAGCGGGCGGCAACATCTGGCAGAGCGCGAGTTGCGCGTGTTTGAAAATAGCTATCTGCAGGGCCGCTACCGCACACTCGATAATGTCAGCGACGTCATCCTCGGTTGCGCATGTCGCGTCAGCCCACAGGCGCAGGTAAGTTTTTCCGCAAAAAACCGGCGCTTATTGCAGCATACGCAGCAGACAGTCGGCAAAGGTGAGCCATTTACGCTTGAGAAATGTGCCTGGGTCTGTGCGTCACTCGACGGGCCGGATGACAACGCCGTGGCACCCGCGCTTACCGCGCTGCGCGCGTGCGTCAGCGCAGGTTTTGATGCGCTGCTGGCAGAATCCTTACAGGCCCGTCGTAACTGGTGGTTACACGCACGCGTCGAGGTGCAGGGCACTTGCAGCCAAGATCAACAAGCGCTCGATTTCGCGCTCTATCACCTGCATGCCATGACGCCACGTCATGACGAACGCAGCAGCATCGCAGCCAAAGGGTTGACGGGCGAAGGGTATAAAGGCCATGTGTTCTGGGACACCGAGGTCTTTCTGCTGCCATTTCAGCTGCATACCGCGCCGCAAATAGCTCGTCAGCTATTGCGCTACCGCTGGCTGAACCTGGCGGGCGCGAAACGCAAAGCAGCGCGCGGCGGATGGCAGGGCGCGCTGTTTCCATGGGAGAGCGCGCGCAGCGGGGATGAAGAAACGCCGGCGTTTGCCGCCATCAACATCCGTACCGGGGAGCGGCAGAAGGTGGCCTCCGCCGAGGCGGAACATCATTTGGTGGCGGATATCGCCTGGGCTGTGGCGGCGTACGGGCAGGCTACCGGTGATGAGGTGTTTATGGCGCGGGAAGGACGCGCATTGCTGGAAGAAACCGCGCGTTTTTGGCTCAGTCGTGCGCAGGCGGTTAACGGGCGGCTGGAATTGCTTAATGTGATCGGCCCTGACGAATACACCGAACATATCAATAATAACGCCTATACCAGCTACCTGGCGCACGACAATGTCAGGCTGGCATGTGAGCTTCGCCGCCATCTCTGCGTGCCGGATGATGATTTCACGGCGCAGTGTGAAGATTTTCTCGCACGGCTGTACCTGCCCGCTCCGCGCGCCGACGGCGTGATCCCGCAGGACGACACCTTTTTCAGCAAGCCGGATATCGATCTCACGCGCTACCGCGAGCACGCTGGCAATCAGTCTGTCCTGCTGGACTATTCGCGCGCCGAAGTAAACGACATGCAAATCCTCAAGCAAGCGGATGTCGTCATGCTGCTCTATATGCTGCCGTGGCGATTTGATACCGGCACGCTTGCCGCCAACCTTGATTATTACGAGCCGCGGACGATTCACGACTCCTCGCTCAGCAAAGCCATTCACGGCATCGTGGCCGCCCGCTGCGGTCGGTGTGACGATGCTTACCGATTCTGGCGGGCAGGCTGTGAGATTGATCTGGGCAATGCCCCACACAGCAGCGACGACGGCATTCATGCCGCGGCGACCGGGGCGATATGGCTCGGAGCGGTGCAGGGTTTCGCAGGCATCAGCGTAAAACAAGGTCTGCTTTGCGTGACGCCGTCACTTCCCCCTCACTGGCAACGGCTTGCCTTCCCCTTCTGCTGGCAGGGAAGCACGCTGCGTTTCGTTATTACCCAGGACACCGTAACCGTAGTCTGCGACAGACCCGTGACGCTGCTTATCAACGATGTTGTGGTCGTGGCAAAAGGTGAAACGGCTTTTGTCCTTAGCGACCCTGCGGTGCGCAAGGAGGCGCAATGA
- a CDS encoding Gfo/Idh/MocA family protein — protein sequence MSAYPNSLLRVAIIGAGQVADNVHASFYRTREEVQLAAVCDSRPEQAQAFAERHAIRHIFADVGAMLSKIRPDVVSVCSPNRFHYEHVMQALAAGCHVMCEKPPAMTPAQADEMREAARRAGRVLAYDFHHRFARDTRLLREQVANGTLGDVYVTTARALRRCGVPGWGVFTNKALQGGGPLIDIGVHMLDAAMFVLGFPAVARVTAHSFQKLGTTKSSGQFGHWDPQHYTVEDALFATLTFASGGILRLETSFALNIAPQSIMNVEFCGEKAGATLFPAHIYQDNDGELLTLLQREKADDQRHRRSMEAFLDSVQGKPAPIADGEQGWQIQRLVAAIYQAAETGTCVEL from the coding sequence ATGAGTGCTTACCCAAACTCGCTACTCAGGGTCGCCATTATTGGCGCCGGACAGGTGGCTGATAACGTTCATGCCTCGTTTTACCGCACGCGCGAAGAAGTGCAACTGGCGGCTGTCTGTGACAGCCGCCCTGAACAGGCGCAGGCGTTCGCAGAACGCCACGCTATCAGGCACATTTTCGCCGATGTCGGTGCGATGTTGTCAAAGATTCGCCCTGATGTGGTCAGCGTCTGCTCGCCGAACCGTTTTCATTATGAGCATGTGATGCAGGCGCTGGCGGCAGGGTGCCATGTTATGTGCGAAAAGCCGCCAGCCATGACCCCTGCGCAGGCCGATGAGATGCGCGAGGCTGCCCGACGCGCCGGACGCGTGCTGGCTTACGATTTCCATCACCGTTTTGCGCGCGATACCCGGCTGCTCCGCGAGCAGGTGGCGAACGGCACGCTTGGCGATGTCTATGTCACTACCGCGCGGGCGCTGCGCCGCTGCGGCGTGCCGGGATGGGGCGTGTTCACTAATAAAGCGCTGCAGGGCGGCGGGCCGCTGATTGATATCGGGGTGCACATGCTCGATGCTGCGATGTTTGTCCTGGGGTTTCCTGCGGTTGCGCGCGTGACGGCCCATTCGTTCCAGAAACTTGGCACCACCAAAAGCAGCGGGCAGTTTGGCCACTGGGATCCTCAACATTACACGGTGGAAGACGCGCTGTTTGCGACGCTGACGTTCGCAAGCGGCGGCATTTTGCGCCTTGAAACCTCTTTTGCGTTGAATATCGCGCCGCAATCCATCATGAACGTGGAGTTTTGCGGTGAGAAAGCCGGGGCCACGCTCTTTCCAGCCCATATTTATCAGGATAATGACGGTGAGCTTTTAACGCTGTTGCAGCGTGAGAAAGCGGACGATCAACGCCATCGGCGCAGTATGGAGGCCTTTCTCGACAGCGTGCAGGGCAAACCCGCGCCGATTGCGGATGGCGAACAAGGCTGGCAGATCCAGCGGCTGGTGGCGGCCATCTATCAGGCGGCAGAAACAGGGACGTGCGTTGAACTATGA
- the pgmB gene encoding beta-phosphoglucomutase — protein MKPDAVIFDLDGVITDTAHLHFIAWRQVASEIGITIDESFNQQLKGISRMDSLERILVYGGKRTQFSAAEKAALAARKNACYVEALRTLTPHAVLPGITSLLAALRQEGVATGLASVSLNAPTILRALKLASQFDFCADAARLTHSKPDPEIFLAACSGLGVAPECCIGIEDAQAGIDAINACKMTAVGIGAGLQGAQLRLDDTAQLTWSRLHAFWNQQRRAATRCQ, from the coding sequence ATGAAACCTGATGCAGTGATTTTCGATCTTGATGGCGTAATAACCGACACCGCGCATCTGCACTTTATCGCCTGGCGACAAGTGGCGTCGGAAATTGGCATCACTATTGATGAATCTTTCAATCAACAGCTCAAGGGCATCAGCCGAATGGATTCGCTTGAGCGCATTCTTGTGTATGGCGGGAAGCGCACACAGTTCAGTGCGGCAGAGAAAGCGGCGCTGGCGGCGCGAAAAAACGCCTGTTATGTCGAGGCTTTACGCACGCTGACGCCGCACGCCGTGTTGCCGGGCATCACGTCGTTACTGGCAGCACTGCGCCAGGAAGGCGTCGCAACGGGGCTCGCCTCGGTATCGCTTAACGCGCCCACGATTTTGCGCGCGCTGAAGCTTGCCTCGCAGTTTGATTTTTGTGCCGATGCTGCCCGGTTAACCCATTCAAAACCGGACCCGGAAATTTTTCTGGCTGCCTGTTCGGGGTTGGGGGTTGCGCCTGAGTGCTGTATCGGTATCGAAGATGCCCAGGCAGGCATTGACGCCATTAATGCCTGCAAAATGACGGCCGTCGGGATTGGCGCGGGGCTGCAAGGCGCGCAGCTTCGGCTGGATGATACTGCTCAACTGACCTGGTCGCGGCTTCACGCATTCTGGAATCAACAACGGCGCGCGGCGACGCGCTGCCAATAA
- a CDS encoding ABC transporter substrate-binding protein → MRNNNSVLISALVACALISGCNDEKKDHVVIEFMHSSVEQERQAVITQLIARFEKANPDITVKQVPVEEDAYNTKVTTLARSGALPEVIEISHDYARVMDKEQLLDRDAIKAAITQVGETQFFDGVLRIVRTEDGTAWTGVPISSWLQGVWYRKARLAQAGIAEPQDWLSLLNAATLLNKPSDKKYGIALPTAESVMTEQAFSQFALSNGANAFDANGNITLDTPEMREALEYYRQLAALSMPGSSDVMEIKDAFMNGTAPMAIYSTYILPAVYKEGDPQDLGFIVPTKKSSAVYGMLTSLTITAGQREEETQAAKKFVVFMEQAENAADWVLMSPGAALPVNKAVVETPVYQQNPVIKAFSGLTRELIAQYPNVQIFGSVGDKNFARMGDVTSSGVINEMVNSVTVGGASPATALANGQKRLDAMVARP, encoded by the coding sequence ATGCGAAATAACAACAGCGTGCTGATTTCAGCACTGGTTGCGTGCGCCCTGATTTCAGGTTGTAACGATGAGAAAAAAGATCATGTCGTCATTGAATTTATGCACTCGTCGGTTGAACAGGAGCGTCAGGCGGTCATTACGCAGCTTATTGCCCGTTTTGAAAAGGCAAACCCGGATATCACGGTGAAACAGGTCCCGGTAGAAGAGGATGCCTACAACACCAAAGTGACTACGCTCGCCCGTTCCGGTGCGCTGCCAGAGGTCATTGAAATCAGCCATGACTATGCCAGGGTGATGGACAAAGAACAGCTACTGGATCGTGATGCTATCAAGGCCGCCATCACGCAAGTGGGCGAGACGCAGTTCTTTGACGGCGTGCTACGCATCGTGCGGACTGAAGACGGCACAGCATGGACCGGAGTGCCGATAAGTTCGTGGTTACAAGGCGTCTGGTATCGTAAAGCCCGCTTAGCGCAGGCAGGGATCGCCGAACCGCAGGACTGGCTGTCACTGCTTAACGCCGCCACGCTGCTTAATAAACCCTCCGATAAAAAATATGGAATCGCGCTGCCGACGGCGGAAAGCGTCATGACGGAACAGGCGTTTTCACAATTTGCGCTCTCAAACGGCGCCAATGCCTTTGATGCTAACGGCAACATCACGCTCGACACCCCTGAGATGCGTGAGGCGCTGGAATATTACCGCCAGCTCGCCGCGCTCTCTATGCCAGGCTCCAGCGACGTGATGGAAATTAAAGACGCCTTTATGAACGGCACCGCGCCGATGGCGATTTACTCCACTTACATTCTGCCTGCCGTATACAAAGAGGGTGACCCACAGGATCTCGGATTTATCGTTCCGACGAAAAAATCCTCCGCCGTCTACGGCATGCTGACCTCGCTTACCATCACGGCCGGGCAGCGCGAAGAAGAAACGCAAGCCGCGAAGAAATTCGTGGTCTTTATGGAGCAGGCTGAAAACGCCGCCGACTGGGTGCTGATGTCGCCAGGCGCGGCGCTACCCGTGAATAAAGCGGTCGTAGAAACGCCCGTCTACCAGCAAAACCCGGTTATCAAAGCCTTCAGTGGGCTCACTCGCGAGCTCATCGCGCAGTATCCCAACGTGCAAATCTTCGGCTCGGTCGGTGACAAAAACTTCGCCCGCATGGGAGATGTCACCAGTTCCGGTGTGATCAACGAAATGGTCAACAGCGTCACTGTTGGCGGCGCGTCGCCAGCGACGGCACTGGCTAACGGGCAAAAACGCCTTGATGCGATGGTCGCCAGACCGTGA
- a CDS encoding zinc-dependent alcohol dehydrogenase, producing MKKLVAQAPRVAALVDYQDSKVADNEVKIRVRFGAPKHGTEVVDFRAASPFIDEAFSSEWQLFTPRPADAPRGIEFGHFQLGNMVVGDIIECGAQVTDYAVGDRVCTYGPLMETVIVNGIDNYKLRKMPQDASWKNAVCYDPAQFAMSGVRDGNVRVGDFVVVVGLGAIGQIAIQLAKKAGASVVIGVDPIEHRCAIARRHGADYTFTPAGTDIGLEIKKLTGKQGADVIIETSGHADALQAALRGIAYGGTISYVAFAKPFTSLNFGREAHFNNAKIIFSRACSEPNPDYPRWNRKRIEETCWALLMNGYLDCEDLIDPVVTFAQSAESYMKYVDKHPELSIKMGVTF from the coding sequence ATGAAAAAATTAGTTGCTCAGGCACCGCGCGTCGCCGCGCTGGTGGATTATCAGGATAGCAAGGTGGCGGATAACGAAGTCAAAATCCGCGTTCGCTTCGGTGCGCCAAAACACGGCACCGAAGTGGTGGACTTTCGTGCCGCCAGTCCATTTATTGACGAAGCGTTTTCCAGCGAATGGCAGCTTTTTACGCCGCGTCCTGCAGACGCGCCGCGCGGCATTGAGTTTGGCCACTTTCAGCTCGGGAATATGGTCGTCGGGGACATTATCGAGTGCGGTGCGCAGGTCACCGACTATGCCGTAGGCGACAGGGTTTGCACTTACGGTCCGCTGATGGAAACCGTCATCGTCAACGGCATTGATAACTATAAGCTTCGCAAAATGCCGCAGGACGCAAGCTGGAAAAATGCCGTCTGCTACGACCCGGCACAGTTCGCCATGAGCGGCGTGCGTGACGGTAATGTGCGCGTCGGGGATTTCGTCGTGGTCGTCGGGCTCGGCGCTATCGGCCAGATAGCCATTCAGCTTGCCAAAAAAGCAGGCGCGTCAGTGGTGATTGGGGTTGATCCTATTGAGCACCGCTGCGCCATTGCGCGCCGTCACGGCGCAGACTACACGTTCACTCCGGCAGGCACCGATATCGGGCTTGAAATCAAAAAGCTCACCGGTAAGCAGGGTGCTGACGTCATTATCGAAACGAGCGGCCATGCCGATGCGCTGCAGGCGGCGCTGCGCGGCATCGCTTATGGCGGCACTATTTCCTACGTGGCGTTCGCCAAGCCGTTTACCAGCCTCAACTTTGGGCGCGAAGCGCACTTTAACAACGCGAAAATCATCTTCTCCCGCGCCTGTAGTGAGCCAAACCCCGATTATCCACGCTGGAACCGCAAACGTATCGAAGAGACCTGTTGGGCGCTGCTGATGAACGGCTATCTCGACTGTGAGGATCTGATAGACCCGGTGGTCACTTTCGCGCAGAGCGCGGAAAGCTACATGAAGTATGTCGATAAGCACCCTGAACTGAGTATCAAAATGGGCGTCACTTTTTAA
- a CDS encoding carbohydrate ABC transporter permease: protein MATNNRLLRRVGFYLGLALFLIATLLPFFVMLMTSFKSPKEAISLHPTLFPQHWTLAHYLDIFNPIIFPFVTYFRNSLVVSVIASGVAVFIGILGAYALSKLRFKGRMTINASFYAVYMFSGILLVVPLFKIITALGIYDTQLAIIVTMVTQTLPTAVFMLKSYFDTIPDEIEEAAMMDGLNRLQIIFRITVPLAVSGLVSVFVYCFMVAWNDYLFASIFLSSASNFTLPVGLNTLFSTPDYIWGRMMAASLVTALPVVVMYALSERFIKSGLTDGGVKG from the coding sequence ATGGCAACAAATAACCGTCTGTTACGCCGCGTCGGGTTTTATCTCGGCCTTGCACTGTTCCTGATAGCGACGCTGCTGCCTTTTTTCGTGATGCTAATGACCTCGTTCAAAAGCCCAAAAGAGGCTATATCGCTGCATCCGACGCTGTTTCCACAGCACTGGACGCTCGCACACTACCTCGACATCTTTAACCCGATTATCTTTCCCTTCGTCACCTATTTTCGAAACAGCCTGGTGGTGTCGGTTATCGCGTCAGGCGTCGCGGTGTTCATCGGCATTCTTGGGGCTTACGCACTCTCGAAACTGCGCTTTAAAGGTCGAATGACCATTAACGCCAGCTTCTACGCGGTGTACATGTTTTCCGGCATTTTGCTGGTGGTACCGCTTTTCAAAATCATCACCGCGCTTGGCATCTATGACACCCAACTTGCCATCATCGTGACCATGGTGACGCAGACCTTGCCGACCGCCGTGTTCATGCTCAAAAGCTACTTCGACACCATACCGGATGAAATAGAAGAAGCCGCGATGATGGATGGATTAAACCGGCTGCAGATCATCTTTCGGATCACCGTGCCGTTAGCGGTATCCGGGCTGGTTTCAGTGTTCGTCTATTGCTTCATGGTGGCGTGGAATGACTATCTCTTCGCCTCGATTTTCCTCTCCAGCGCCTCGAATTTCACGCTGCCTGTCGGGCTTAACACGCTCTTTAGCACGCCTGATTACATCTGGGGTCGCATGATGGCGGCTTCGCTCGTGACCGCGTTGCCGGTTGTGGTGATGTACGCGCTTTCCGAACGTTTTATCAAAAGTGGTTTGACCGACGGCGGCGTTAAGGGCTGA
- a CDS encoding ABC transporter ATP-binding protein, whose product MAQLSLKHIQKIYDNQVHVVKDFNLEIADKEFIVFVGPSGCGKSTTLRMIAGLEAISGGELLIDGVRMNDVPAKARNIAMVFQNYALYPHMTVYDNMAFGLKMQKVAPEVIEERVTWAAQILGLKEYLKRKPGALSGGQRQRVALGRAIVREAGVFLMDEPLSNLDAKLRVQMRAEISKLHQKLNTTMIYVTHDQTEAMTMATRIVIMKDGIVQQVGAPKEVYHRPANIFVAGFIGSPAMNFIRGAIDGDYFVTETLKLPLPASKLAQINTSDYQRKAVILGIRPEDIMPGATGENAIEAKITVAELTGAEFMLYATVGGHEMVVRASADKDYQADQRIPIVFDMNKCHLFDSDSEIAIA is encoded by the coding sequence ATGGCTCAACTTTCGTTAAAACACATTCAGAAGATTTATGACAACCAGGTTCACGTTGTTAAGGACTTCAATCTGGAGATTGCCGATAAAGAATTTATTGTCTTCGTCGGGCCATCGGGATGCGGAAAATCGACCACGCTTCGCATGATAGCCGGGCTTGAGGCCATCAGCGGCGGCGAGCTGCTCATCGACGGCGTACGTATGAATGATGTGCCTGCCAAAGCGCGCAATATTGCAATGGTCTTCCAGAACTACGCGCTCTATCCGCACATGACGGTATACGACAACATGGCATTCGGGCTGAAAATGCAGAAAGTCGCACCGGAAGTCATTGAAGAGCGTGTCACCTGGGCGGCGCAAATCCTCGGGCTTAAGGAGTACCTTAAACGCAAACCGGGGGCGCTGTCGGGCGGCCAGCGCCAGCGCGTGGCGCTTGGGCGAGCTATTGTACGCGAAGCGGGCGTCTTCCTGATGGATGAGCCGCTTTCCAATCTCGATGCCAAGCTGCGCGTGCAGATGCGTGCGGAAATCAGCAAGCTTCATCAGAAGCTCAATACAACGATGATTTACGTCACCCACGATCAAACAGAAGCGATGACGATGGCGACCCGCATTGTCATTATGAAAGATGGCATTGTACAACAGGTCGGCGCGCCCAAAGAGGTGTATCACCGTCCGGCAAATATTTTTGTGGCGGGGTTTATTGGCTCGCCTGCCATGAATTTTATTCGCGGGGCGATTGACGGCGACTATTTTGTTACTGAAACCCTTAAGTTGCCGCTGCCAGCCAGTAAACTTGCGCAAATTAATACCAGCGACTATCAACGTAAGGCTGTCATATTAGGCATTCGCCCGGAAGATATTATGCCAGGCGCAACGGGTGAAAATGCCATCGAAGCGAAAATTACGGTCGCTGAATTAACCGGTGCGGAATTTATGCTCTACGCCACCGTCGGCGGACATGAAATGGTGGTGCGCGCCAGCGCCGATAAAGATTATCAGGCCGATCAGCGTATCCCCATTGTCTTCGATATGAATAAATGTCATCTCTTCGACAGCGACTCAGAAATAGCGATTGCCTGA